The genomic interval agcgtcggtcactGTGGCAACTACGTCctgtccgcgcacgaacctaaccgcccataaccggccacagagggatgatcccgaaACAACACCCTTCAGCCCGGCCCACTCGACCGCAGCCttcaaaaacactggacactgagataacaaacaAATTCGCTGCTCGGAAACTTTTCTatatagccttgttttggactgAGAATTGTTCCTCCGTTGTctatttttgccttgttttttgaccattgtcgatgaataaattgtcaacctgttttttggtgagccttcttcaaacttttggaacatggagtcagtacaaagggttaacacaagaGGTGAATGCGCGGAATATCATCCCTCCTGGTTGACTCACCGAAGCAGTAAGCAGCGGAGCAACATTTCCGTTCGGCTGTCGCCGTTTCCGTGCAGCTTGGCTTAGACATTAGTTTCAGTATGATATTGTatgacttgtattttttttcttccgcaATGACTAACTCAGACTGTATGTAAATGTCTTCCAGGATGACGAATTCTATTGGACAGATGGCACAGAGTTTGATTTCAGTGGCTTTGATACGGGTGATTCAGAGCCTGGGAGCACGGCAGACGGTACATGTGTATCCATGGCTCAGGACGGTAAGTCAGTGGttaatcttttctttttttttttttttttttttttttttaaatatgatgtTATTATATTTACACCGTTATTTCTTCCAGATACATTGTGGGACACTGAAATGTGCACAGAGGAACGTCCGTATATTTGCATCACTGAAGTTCTGACTCACTCACACTAATTATTACTCTTCCCATCTGGCCTTGAGTAACAATTAAGCTCTCAGTGTGACCATATCACTCTTTCGTGGTGGATTTGAATAACTTGGTTTACTATCAATTCTTTCTTTGTTCTACAGCAATGCTTAATAATTGTTGACGACAAATTTGTATTGTCAAACAGCATCGCTCTCTTAAATAAAGGAATCTGTCTGCATCAAAACATCTTTTTGTGTCTTTATCTCCGCACATTTTCAAAAGTACCGCTTAGGAATTTATTGGTGTAAAACCGTGACAAAGATGAATCTATAACATTGTATGGCGATTGAATATCACGATTTCCACATTTAATGTAGGGCtaccaaaattatcgcgttaacgggcggtaattaattttttaaattaatcacattaaaatatttgacgcaattaactagagctgaaacgaatactcgagcaactcgagtaactcgagtttaaaaactgatccgagtaattttatccacctcgagtaat from Corythoichthys intestinalis isolate RoL2023-P3 chromosome 5, ASM3026506v1, whole genome shotgun sequence carries:
- the LOC130915992 gene encoding lithostathine-1-beta-like; this encodes MLADAESVCNILGANLVSIHSAVENAFVHELFEEGRSTTDTALWIGLHDVFTDDEFYWTDGTEFDFSGFDTGDSEPGSTADGTCVSMAQDDTLWDTEMCTEERPYICITEVLTHSH